A single Cucumis melo cultivar AY chromosome 4, USDA_Cmelo_AY_1.0, whole genome shotgun sequence DNA region contains:
- the LOC103489924 gene encoding auxin-induced protein AUX22-like codes for MTQMAAKGLDLEITELRLGLPGDCGSLISTSKNNEKKRVFSEVEVEDKSRAKGEDEGRRKQVVGWPPVCSYRQRSSFKGKGECESEGIMNMGMKKQMYVKVSFEGTPFLRKVDLGMVKGYGDLVGAMEKLFGSPIGCYEYTVTYEDRDGDWMLVGDVPWKMFIESCKRLRIMKKTEGKGSEMNSLSQ; via the exons ATGACCCAGATGGCAGCTAAGGGATTAGACCTTGAGATCACCGAGCTTCGGCTAGGACTTCCGGGAGACTGTGGCAGTTTAATTTCAACGAGTAAGAACAATGAGAAGAAAAGGGTTTTCTCCGAGGTGGAAGTAGAAGATAAGAGTCGGGCCAAGGGTGAGGACGAGGGACGGAGAAAGCAGGTGGTGGGGTGGCCACCTGTGTGCTCGTACCGACAGAGGAGTAGCTTTAAGGGGAAGGGAGAGTGTGAGAGTGAAGGAATAATGAATATGGGGATGAAGAAACAGATGTATGTGAAAGTGAGCTTTGAAGGAACACCTTTTTTAAGGAAAGTTGATTTGGGAATGGTGAAAGGATATGGAGATCTTGTCGGAGCAATGGAGAAGCTGTTTGGGAGTCCAATTGGTTGCTATGAATATACTGTCACTTATGAAGATAGAGATGGAGATTGGATGTTGGTTGGGGATGTGCCTTGGAA GATGTTCATTGAATCATGCAAGAGATTGAGGATAATGAAGAAAACAGAAGGCAAGGGATCAGAGATGAACTCACTGAGCCAATGA